A DNA window from Gigantopelta aegis isolate Gae_Host chromosome 4, Gae_host_genome, whole genome shotgun sequence contains the following coding sequences:
- the LOC121372177 gene encoding riboflavin transporter 2-like, producing the protein MPKSNNYVVHILVFFCGMSLWLDIEGIINEMPVMINYLPEGWKLASYVNICIAVAFPIALVIVLAVSTCKKENSKYFACSALMNQVLQLIVLSFIWRKTYTIEGEIHSIGLFAVIFVLGCSGRAYSIIFLSILETMKSEYVASYFIGEGIGLMVCPMLAFVQGAGHITCQLQLVGEENRLVISNESLVNRTEYKQQTVYEDPLFPVQVYILILAGTALVPLVSFILLNWNPLSLAGIIESKRQSSFRAYDQDERDSDEYLLLPRQDHVTLPDDDHQPTELSHKSNIYEARYSFITWLRKHSHNAPDWYVLALAAFVQMQICAFPFALGTYYSLPYGHKTFHLIITIGNTAIAMASITGRFFSVTSWPIIGGITALSSSLSAYIVVVASLSPNPPLAGRLAGTIITIGVWCIQNYSLAYLKLCLAKKVHNNKTSMTLFGVAMEIGFLLGNIIAFILIGILKLFNEKSFC; encoded by the exons ATGCCAAAATCGAATAACTATGTAGTGCATATTCTTGTATTCTTCTGTGGGATGTCTCTGTGGCTGGACATTGAGGGAATCATCAACGAAATGCCAGTCATGATCAACTACTTACCGGAAGGGTGGAAGCTCGCTAGTTACGTTAACATCTGCATAGCGGTTGCCTTTCCCATTGCACTAGTAATTGTTCTGGCCGTTAGCACGTGCAAAAAGGAAAATTCCAAATATTTTGCTTGTTCGGCGCTTATGAATCAAGTTCTTCAGCTTATCGTGCTGTCATTTATTTGGCGGAAAACATACACCATAGAAGGAGAAATTCACTCGATCGGTCTCTTCGCTGTTATTTTCGTTCTTGGATGTAGTGGCAGAGCGTACAGCATcatatttctttccattttaGAAACGATGAAATCCGAATATGTTGCTTCGTATTTCATAGGGGAAGGAATCGGGTTGATGGTGTGTCCAATGTTGGCTTTTGTCCAAGGTGCTGGTCACATTACGTGTCAACTGCAACTGGTCGGCGAAGAAAATAGATTGGTTATTTCCAACGAATCGTTGGTTAACAGAACTGAGTACAAGCAGCAAACAGTGTACGAAGACCCGCTATTTCCGGTTCAAGTGTACATTTTAATACTGGCTGGAACTGCACTGGTCCCACTAGTGTCGTTTATATTACTCAACTGGAACCCACTTTCTTTGGCTGGAATCATTGAATCAAAACGTCAGTCATCGTTCCGAGCATACGATCAAGACGAAAGAGATTCGGATGAATACTTGTTGTTGCCCAGACAAGACCATGTCACTTTACCAGACGACGACCACCAACCTACAGAATTGTCACACAAGTCAAACATCTATGAAGCCCGATATTCTTTTATAACATGGCTTAGGAAACATTCCCACAATGCCCCGGATTGGTATGTGCTAGCTTTAGCAGCATTTGTGCAGATGCAGATATGTGCATTTCCATTCGCACTTGGGACTTATTATAGTCTTCCTTATGGTCACAAGACATTTCACCTCATTATAACCATTGGAAACACGGCCATCGCAATGGCGTCGATCACCGGTCGGTTTTTCAGTGTTACGTCATGGCCTATCATCGGCGGCATAACAGCGTTGTCATCATCATTGAGTGCATATATCGTCGTGGTGGCCTCGCTAAGTCCAAACCCTCCTCTCGCTGGACGTTTAGCTGGGACAATCATCACG ATCGGAGTATGGTGTATACAAAACTACTCGCTAGCCTATTTGAAGCTATGTTTGGCCAAGAAAGTGCacaataacaaaacatcaaTGACTTTGTTTGGTGTTGCCATGGAAATTGGATTTCTTTTGGGAAATATTATTGCGTTTATACTGATTGGGATTCTAAAACTGTTCAATGAAAAATCGTTTTGTTGA